The nucleotide sequence TCATGCAAATCTAAGATTGGTGGCAAATCCATGGCTAATAAAGAAATGTAGTTATCCTGATTCCCACAATAACTGATCACCTTTTGCTTCCTCTATATcctaatttgtatatatttatatttttctactagaggcctaatgcatgaaattcgtgcactgggggggagggggtgtccctcagcctgccctgcaccctctccaacctggaacccctcaggagatgtcagactgcaggtttaggccccatccctgggggcctaaacctgcagtcagacatctctcttgcaatccgggaccgctggctcctaaccgctcgcctgcctgcctgcctgattgcctctaaccgcctctgcctgctggcctgatgcctctaactgctcccctgccagcctgatcggcccctaactgtctctgcctcagcccctgccaccgtggctttgttcagaaggacctccggaagatgtctggtctaattagcatattacccttttgttagtatagataacCACCTTTCTGAAACAAGTGAGTATTGGTCGATAAATAATTTAAtaggtagatgagtagatagTAGATCACTGAGAAAGGGTTGTTGCCTACTTGTCTTGGTTTTGCTAATGCTGTAATTTAGATTTGAGATACTATTCTCTGTCATCCAGGTCTATAAAATTATATCTATCTTTTAAAGCATATCCACCCACTATCTACTACTTTTAGCATCTTTTACTTCTTCAATTagaagtgttctctctctctgctttcatAACACTTTGTGTATTCTTCAGTTGAAACATTAACCTTTCTCCTCTCTGTAATTCAATCTCTGTAATTTAtagggtttttaaatttttctttctcatgctgtaaagtttatttttcttaattgatttgagagagagagaggaaggtagaggggtagagagatagaaacatctatgagagagaaacatcatcaatcagttgcctcctgcatgacccctactggggattgtgtgcaacctgggtatgtgccctgaatgggaatcaaaccagtgacttcttggtttatgggtcaatgctcaatcactgagccacagcaactgGGTCCATGTTGTAAGTTTTTAATGACAGGGGTatatgttctatttatttttataacctaCAGTGCACTTAGCAGAGTATGTAATTGATATTCAACACACACTTGttgaattttattgaaattaatttgGTATGAACTTAGCTTTTACAGCTACTTCAAAGTTATTAAAACTTTTTGTATGACCAAAACATATATAccatctttattaaaaaaatatttgggtgAAAGCAactgtttccttttatttgagTAATTTCCCCAAGATTGGGcagaaaattcaaaatttttgCTTTCATGGGCCACCATGTACCAAGCCATATTATATTTACTATCTTTCCAATGTTTGAGTAAATGAACAACATGAGTTGTATGGAATAAATGAGAGTAACATGGGTGGTAATGACATAATGAAAAATGGACATAATGAGAGCTGCCAGACAAAGAGCCAGTGCTTTTGTAGAGAGAAGAGTGAACTTAAACACACGGAGATTGAAATTTGTACAGTGGGGCTGTATTCATTATGTGTAATGAtcagaggagagaaaatggtTGAAAAATTGGGTGACAAGTAAATCTTGAAGTGTTTACAGATGTATTTGTGCTTACTAGGTCAGCATCTGGAGATGAAAAGAGATGATTTACGGAGGAAGAATGAAGACTTGCAGATGTTGTAAGGGATGTTAAAAGGATGAGGCAGAGGAGTGTTCTGGATTAACTAGAGCAAAGGCAAAGGCTGAAGCAATTTATTAGAgcagaataaatgaaagaaatttaaaaaatggagattttTATTGGAAATGAAGGAAGTGGCCTGTCCTTAAACACTGGCTGAAGATTTAGATAACCATAATATTGAGCTAGCTGCTTGTGCAAGTGTGTGCACTCTTTGTGTTCACATATCTCAGTACATCAAAATTAGGTATTCAAAGCCTGTAAAATGTGTGCCACAGCAAAATGCCATGGCTCTCTTTACAGAACTCTCTATGCACCTCATAAAGAGTGTACTGATTCTTGATTCTTACCGCTTTTGTGACAGATTACACttttcagaaatggctacaatatttttattttattttgcatattttattttttaaatttattaagtttATAAGAGTGatgttaattaataaaattatatagggttcaagtgtaaaattctatgatacatcatttgtatattgcattgtgtgtttaccactcaaagtcaaatcaacCCCACGACCCTCTTTCCCTGCTAGAATATTTTTAGTCTCACATGCTCTTTCAGAATGTTTCTACTCTCCCTTCAGCAGTAGAGTCTTGTTTCCTCCTCTTCAAACTGGGAGGGCCTTTGTGGCTACCTTGCTTAACAAAATATGATAGAAAGACACTTTGTGACTTCTTAggttagatcaggggtcctcaaactttttaaacagggggccagttcactgtccctcagaccgttggagggccggactatagtttaaaaaaaaactatgaacaaattcctatgcacactgcacatatcttattttgaagtaaaaaaacaaaatggcaaaaacacccgcatgtggcccgcaggccatagtttgaggatgcctgggttagattataaaacactagaggcccgatgcacgaagattcatgcaagaatgggtcttccttcccccggctgccggcaccagctccCCTCCGGCACcgggacccaagcttccctcacagccccggcttcatccggaaggtcatccagaaggacacctgggaggacatctggtctaattaacatattatgcttttattagatgCTCTCCTAGATAGAGGCATTGTGGTgctttaattgtattttaaaaatctgatttgaCTGATGTACTTTTAAAAGTAGAATCTGGAGATATAcaaatatcaatatttattgttttagcAGTACATAGAAAAATTAAGCAGGACCACAAATACCTATGAGTAGTCTCACTGCTAATTAGTCACACTGTAGATAAACAATGTTCCCATCATAATTTTAAACTTCCTGTGTGTAGAAACTGAATTGGAAATAAAAGAACTGGAAAATAGTCCCTGTTTTCAAAGAGTTTGTTATCTAGGTAGAGATGGAAAACAGATCCATATGAAGAATAATTCAGAACATATACAACCCAAATATAAATAGACGAGAGGCCCCGTGCATAGATTTGTGTAccagttggggtccctcagcctggactgcatcctcttgcaatccaggaccccttgggggatgtagcagtgcacgaagcagcaggaggccagagaggagccttaGCCGGGCCGGGTGCCACCTGGCTCGGCGCTCGGCACTCCTGGGCCGCTGGTCACTCCTTAGCACTCCTCagcactgtgcttgccagccgtgagcccggcttctggatgagcatAGCTCCcattggtcagtgcacatcatagtgaccggtcattctggtcgttcagtcgtaatggttgcttaggcttttatatatatagactaggggcccagtgcacgaatttgtgcaacttgaaaggaactgtgggtcgcaaggctgtggtgggcacaggggtgggtcttggcccatcctttgcgaccccacctggcccctcctgccatggctcctggtcccatctgccagcagccttgctcccactgctgccactcccatgcgctgatggcgccagccctgctcacacctgctgatggcacagagcgattggggccagcactggcagtgggtgcaagcagtggctccagcactggcagcaggtgtgagcgggggcaCTGGCCGCAGCTGCAAGCTCTGGGCAGGACTGTGGCgtgtgggaacaaagaattttcagtaaccaccagaggctcgccccgatgacagtgaatggcgccctgccttggtctggtgccccccctcacctgctccaccatcccgccatggctaatgcctgccatgttccttgCTCTGACGCCTGctgccgacgcctgccatgttccatgcatgccccctggtggtcagcgcacgtcatagcgactggttgttcggccgatttgcatattagggttatatatatatagattgttattTATACAAGCTATATTTAAGTACTGAGAGAACCAAGAGTAAAGTAGTAGGCATaactttttctgtgaaaaattataaagatttaacacattttaatatGCGTGTTTAAAATTTGTTATAAAACGcgcatttctaaatatttaagcaTGTAGTGATATGGTGCTAGATCATTGTCCTTATTACTGAAAACTACTAAGTTGAACCACATGAAATTCCCAAATTTTGAAAGTGCTATTAGCACTTTATCTTATCAATTTGGTGAAGTTACTGCCAAGGCTCAGATAATTAAGCACTACCAAGGACCTACTAGTAAGTCACTTGACGTAATgttcaatatttcatgtaaaaaAGTCCCAATGACAAGAGAAGCAATACTACTCGTAATCAGTATTTATTTATCTCAAACTATCAGCATCCACACATACAGTCAAAATTTTTAATGGTAGATTTTCTGgggacatttattttaaaattttgattgcttctttttatttatttattttaaatagatttttagaaagagagagagagtgagagagagagagagagagagagagagagagagagaatgaccgatggctatgatgtgcactgaccagagagggagagacatcaatttgtgttattccacttatttatgcatttcctGGTTACtttttgtatatgccctgaccagagttcaaacctgcaacctgcaaccttggatgatgctctaaccaactgaactacatgGCCAGGGCCTTgattgccactttttaaaaaatatatatattttattgatttttttacagagaggaagggagagggacagagagttagaaacatcgatgagagagaaacattgatcagctgcctcctgcacacctcctactggggttgtgcccacaaccaaggtacctgcccctgaccggaatcgaacctgggacctttcagtccacaggccaatgctctatccactgagccaaaccggttagggcttgattACTTCTTATTTGATTTAAGATAGTTATCAAGCATCTTACTAATTGTAAACCTCAGGTTGAAGGATTCATTTCACAAATTCAACTCACCCtgtgcaccctactggggatcaagccagcaacctgggcttatgccctgattgggaatagaaccatgacctcctggttcataggtcaaccctcaaccactgagccatgccagcgggtTATTGATTactttttatgtgccaggcattaagTGCTCAGATATATTGCATCATAATCTATACAAGCTTTCACTAATGTTTTTGGGTATTTAATTTCCTAGGGTTTTACCAAGTGTTGCCTAACCTTTAATAATGCTTCTGTAATAATTGTAATATAGAGCAAGAATTCATATCAATATATTAAGATATTTAAATTGCTGGAATATGCTATATAACATGCACATTCAGCACTGATTCTTGGAGTTTCCTAAATGCCTCATTTGCAAAGGTTTCCATTTCATAGCATCATTGAAATTCTCAAACTGGTATGTGAGATTTTGAGGTGAACTAAAgtatagttttactagaggcctgatgcacgaaattcgtgcaaagggatcagccctcgcagccccggcttcatccggaaggtcgttcggctgtccggtctaattacgatattacacttctattattatagtCTGCTTTGCAACTTTCCCCAGTTTCTACAGCAGTTGCTGAATTTGTAGATGGTCATTTCCGTCTTATGTTCAGTCATTTCTATCAATGTTTGCCCTGCTCTGGCAGCAAACATTTTACTTCTCACCTTTCAAGAAGCCATAGACCCTTGGCTTGGCCCACTTTTCATAAGAATGAAAAGCAAAACTCACTCAAATTTCACCCACCATTATGGGGGTGTGCTGGGTATGAAAGGGAAACCACAATTCCTCCACTGATagagttatattattttatttcttcttttagagCTTTTCCTTTTTTGGCTAGAGAGATGTTTAGATGCTTCAAGGTCCCCATTCCATGTGTCCATGTGTTGATTCTATTCAAGTATTGAATTCCAGCTACTTTCATTACAAGTTCtgtaataaaatcttttaaaagacaTGTTATCTTGCCTAATTCTTAAAGCAAGTGGGTATTTAAGAGTCATGAATGCTCAAGAGCTGTGCTGTACAAAACAGTAGCTACTAGCCACACGTGGCTATCGAGCATGTGAAATGTGGCTAGTTCATACTGAGATGTGTTATAAGTGTAAAATACATACTATATTTTGAACATCtagtaggaaaaaatataaattgcatcattaataaatattcatattgaTTGCATGTTGAAATGGTAATAGTTTGGCGATATTgggctaaataaaatatattataaaaataaagtgttacctatctcatttttacttttttaaatgtggctattagaatatttaaattaGGTGAATCGCACATTTTTACAGGACAGCCCTGCTCTAAAAACCACAAAGCTTCCAATATTGGAAAGAATCTCAGGCTTTTGCTTAGAATTACAAATACTTGagatgtttctttgttgttgttttgtacaACTTCCAGCTGCCttgtacaaaataaataaaaggattgcATGAAGATGCTTATTACAAACCCAGTTTCAAAATCTTAGGCCTTTGGCAATATTTGTGTTCTTTCATTGGTCCATTAGGTTCTCTCTGCCTCAGGTATTGTAACTTCAAAATTGGTGTAACATTTTCTATGGATATGGCATATAAGGATCAATGAATTAAATGTAGTTTCTAATGCTCCAAAGAATAATGTGTTACTCATAAAAATTTTTTATCACAAATCTAGTGCTTTTCTGGTGTGTTCAAAGAGAAGGAATCCTAAagcattaaatgaaaaaaaacacacattaaaatcTGTGTATTTTAACTTTTAATGGATAAAGTTCATCTACATTATTATGATAATGTTTGAAGAAACTACTTTGTGGCACAGTATACTCTTCACTTTAGCACTTTATAAATGAATGAGTCTTTATATTTATGAACACAAAAGGATGGATAGCATGTTCAATTCTCCCACACCATAAAGAAGAttctcatttgcatttttatcatcACTCTTTATGACAAATAATGCTGATCTTGCAGATTGTACTTGTGCTATATACAATGGAAATTAAGGTGAGTTTAAatgcagattatttttatttgtgaccCAATCCTTGGAGTTAAAAGACCAATAAAACATAAGCCATTTCTCTTGCTCTAGTtgaaagggaaatggagagattaATGAAGAGATGATCAGGATTGGAAACTAGGAACAAACAGAGCTGTTTCCTCCTGGCTCTGTCCCCTCCTCCACACACGTTTATTAAGCATCTCCTATGAATCAAATACCGAGACgatgaaagaagaaaacaatcatGTTACACAGAATCCTTTCTTCGTCTTGGGAACTGAAGTCAGATTGTAGTTTCAAAAATTCTTCAACTGCATGTAGCTCATGCAGTTAAATAAGTAATCATGACATTTGGTTGTAACAGACCTTCCGACATTTCTCCCTGCACTTTAAAACATCTATGGTAAAACCGTTATAAGGGATTAACCCCCACTTAGTCTTTCTGCAGTCACTGCTCTCAGGTCCACATAGTAAATAAAGATTAGAAGATTGGCATTTTTTGTTATAattcaccctcctcccctctccactccATTTTCCACTTTAATGCAAgagtgaaacaaaacaaaacaacaacaacaaaaaaactagttTTACGGGGTGAACGGGGGCGAGGGAggtaaggaagggagagaaggagggagcagggaggaataGACAGATGTGCGGAAGCAGGGAATAAAATGCAGAGTTGCTGTCCTTTTCCCATTTGTTTTCAGAGGTTCCCTGCCCACTCATCCCGGCTCCCAGCCCAGTAGCTTCTCCTCCCGGCTCGGCCCCCGGCTCGGCCCCCTAGCGGCGGAGCCCGGCAGCCTGCGGCTGGCGCTTATCTCTTTAAATGACAGCTGTGGCTCGGGTCCCAATCCTGGGCTTGACGTCAGCGCCGCCTCCCCGGCGGAGAGGAGTAGTTAGCGCCGCGGTCCGCGCTCGGCACTCGCGGCTCGCTCGCCAGCCGCCGGGGCGGCGAGTTCTCTTCGCTCCgacccctcctcccgccctccccgcggGGAGGCGAGCGGCCGCGCCAGAGCCTCTCGCAAGTCTCTCGCACACTTCCCCGCCGTCGCCCCAAAGGAGCGGCCGCTCCTCCCagcgcctccgccgccgccgccgccgccgccgccgccgccgttcCCGCGGAGCTCCTCTCCTGCGCTTCGCTCCCCCGATGGAGCCCGagcgccgcggccgccgccgctgccccGAGCCCTGAACCGGGCCGCCCCGGCCGGAGGAACGTGCCGTCCGGCCCGAGGGCGCACCGAGGGCGCACCGAGCTTGCGCctaggccggggtgggggggcccccGGGGGGTGCAGGGCACGGGCTTCGGGATCGAGAAAGTGCGGCTCTCCCTGGTCCCTCGGTCGGAGGCGGGGCGGACCATGGCTTTGAAGGACACGGGCAGCGTGGGCACCACCATCCTGCCCATTAGCGAGATGGTCTCCTCGTCCGCGTCGCCCGGTgcgtcggcggcggcggcggcggcggccccggggTCCTGCGCGCCCTCGCCCTTCCCCGAGGTGGTGGAGCTGAACGTGGGCGGTCAGGTCTATGTGACCAAGCACTCGACGCTGCTCAGCGTCCCGGACAGCACCCTGGCCACGATGTTCTCGCCCTCCAGCCCCCGGGGCGGCGCGCGGCGCCGGGGCGAGCTGCCCAGGGACAGCCGGGCGCGCTTCTTCATCGACCGGGACGGCTTCCTCTTCAGGTACGTGCTGGACTATCTGCGGGACAAGCAGCTCGCGCTGCCCGAGCACTTCCCCGAGAAGGAGCGCCTCCTCCGCGAGGCCGAGTACTTCCAGCTCGCCGACCTGGTCAAGCTGCTGTCGCCCAAGGTCCCCAAGCAGAACTCGCTCAACGACGAGGGCTGCCAGAGCGACCTGGAGGACAACCTCTCGCAGGGCAGCAGCGACGCGCTCCTCCTGCGGGGAGCGGCGGCCGCGCCCTCGGGCCCCGGAGcgcacggcggcggcggcggcggcggcggcgcggcggaCAAGCGCTCGGGCTTCCTGACGCTCGGCTACCGCGGCTCCTACACCACCGTGCGGGACAACCAGGCGGACGCCAAGTTCCGGCGGGTGGCGCGCATCATGGTGTGCGGGCGCATCGCGCTGGCCAAGGAGGTCTTTGGAGACACGCTCAATGAGAGCCGCGACCCCGACCGACCTCCCGAGAAGTACACGTCCCGCTTCTACCTCAAGTTCACCTACTTGGAGCAGGCGTTCGATCGGCTGTCCGAGGCCGGCTTCCACATGGTGGCGTGCAACTCCTCGGGCACCGCCGCCTTCGTCAACCAGTACCGCGACGACAAGATCTGGAGCAGCTACACCGAGTACATCTTCTTCCGTAAGTTCGCAGGGTTCGCATTTcctgtcttccccccccccccccccacccccaaccctgcaACCCGGACGGACGGGGCGTCTCGGAGGGACCTGGTTAATTAATGAGCGCGGGGGGCTCTCCCTGCGCGCCCCCGCCACTGGCTGTGCGCTTTCTCCTTCCGCGATCTCCACTTTGTCCCTTCGGAGCGCGTAGTTCCTACGCAGTCCTCGGTCttaactttattgatttttgtccCTCTCCTCCACCTGCACCCGGCAGACCTGGGTCCCTTCTACTgcggagggctgggagggggcctgggagacCAGGCTGGGCACAGGGGTTCTCCTTTTTCTCTCGGCGTCTGCGGGAGTCCTGGGGATCAATTTATGTGCGTCTGTGTTCCCTCTCCGGAGGGCAGGGTAGCTTGGAGGCACCGTCGCGCACCCGCGGGAGTACCTCCTGTTGGTACTGGTCTAGGCGCACGAGCGTCCAATTAGGGGTGGTCTCCGGAGGAGGCATCCTGAGAAGTGATGACTGTGCCTCCAGAGCCcctcagggggcgggggcgggggcgcgggcggctGGTGGGAAAGGGGTCTCTCCATCGACCCGGAGAAACCTCAGATTTCCCCCGCGCCACTTGTCATCTGTAATTGCTGGGTGTTTTGGACAGCGGAAGGTGGAGGGAACCAAGGAGTGTGCATGTCTGAGTGCTGTTGTCAGGGTTGGAGAGTGCGTGTGCAcgcatctctgtgtgtgtgtgtgtgtgtgtgtgtgtgtgtgtgtgtgtgagagagagag is from Eptesicus fuscus isolate TK198812 chromosome 2, DD_ASM_mEF_20220401, whole genome shotgun sequence and encodes:
- the KCTD8 gene encoding BTB/POZ domain-containing protein KCTD8 isoform X2; its protein translation is MALKDTGSVGTTILPISEMVSSSASPGASAAAAAAAPGSCAPSPFPEVVELNVGGQVYVTKHSTLLSVPDSTLATMFSPSSPRGGARRRGELPRDSRARFFIDRDGFLFRYVLDYLRDKQLALPEHFPEKERLLREAEYFQLADLVKLLSPKVPKQNSLNDEGCQSDLEDNLSQGSSDALLLRGAAAAPSGPGAHGGGGGGGGAADKRSGFLTLGYRGSYTTVRDNQADAKFRRVARIMVCGRIALAKEVFGDTLNESRDPDRPPEKYTSRFYLKFTYLEQAFDRLSEAGFHMVACNSSGTAAFVNQYRDDKIWSSYTEYIFFQSKEGLKEKTLETELIRLHWRTATEELLPLPPSGNRE
- the KCTD8 gene encoding BTB/POZ domain-containing protein KCTD8 isoform X1 is translated as MALKDTGSVGTTILPISEMVSSSASPGASAAAAAAAPGSCAPSPFPEVVELNVGGQVYVTKHSTLLSVPDSTLATMFSPSSPRGGARRRGELPRDSRARFFIDRDGFLFRYVLDYLRDKQLALPEHFPEKERLLREAEYFQLADLVKLLSPKVPKQNSLNDEGCQSDLEDNLSQGSSDALLLRGAAAAPSGPGAHGGGGGGGGAADKRSGFLTLGYRGSYTTVRDNQADAKFRRVARIMVCGRIALAKEVFGDTLNESRDPDRPPEKYTSRFYLKFTYLEQAFDRLSEAGFHMVACNSSGTAAFVNQYRDDKIWSSYTEYIFFRPSQKMVSPKQEHEDRKHDKATDKGSESGTSCNELSTSSCDSHSEASTPQDNPANTQQATAHQPNTLTLDRPSKKAPVQWMPPPDKRRNSELFQTLISKSRETNLSKKKVCEKLSVEEEMKKCIQDFKKIHIPDYFPERKRQWQSELLQKYGL